A single Candoia aspera isolate rCanAsp1 chromosome 7, rCanAsp1.hap2, whole genome shotgun sequence DNA region contains:
- the PHF5A gene encoding PHD finger-like domain-containing protein 5A isoform X2: MAKHHPDLIFCRKQAGVGDGKCVICDSYVRPCTLVRICDECNYGSYQGRCVICGGPGVSDAYYCKECTIQEKDRDGCPKIVNLGSSKTDLFYERKKYGFKKR; encoded by the exons ATGGCTAAACATCATCCAGATTTAATTTTCTGCCGCAAACAGGCGGGAGTGG GTGATGGCAAGTGTGTTATCTGTGACTCTTATGTACGGCCTTGTACACTGGTGCGCATATGTGACGAGTGCAACTATGGCTCTTATCAAGGGCGCTGTGTGATATGTGGGGGTCCTGGAGTCTCTGATGCTTATTACTGTAAAGAATGTACTATTCAGGAAAAAGAT AGAGATGGTTGTCCCAAGATTGTCAATCTGGGGAGTTCAAAAACAGATCTCTTTTATGAGCGAAAGAAATACGGCTTCAAGAAAAGATGA
- the PHF5A gene encoding PHD finger-like domain-containing protein 5A isoform X1, whose amino-acid sequence MAKHHPDLIFCRKQAGVAIGRLCEKCDGKCVICDSYVRPCTLVRICDECNYGSYQGRCVICGGPGVSDAYYCKECTIQEKDRDGCPKIVNLGSSKTDLFYERKKYGFKKR is encoded by the exons ATGGCTAAACATCATCCAGATTTAATTTTCTGCCGCAAACAGGCGGGAGTGG CTATTGGAAGACTATGTGAAAAAT GTGATGGCAAGTGTGTTATCTGTGACTCTTATGTACGGCCTTGTACACTGGTGCGCATATGTGACGAGTGCAACTATGGCTCTTATCAAGGGCGCTGTGTGATATGTGGGGGTCCTGGAGTCTCTGATGCTTATTACTGTAAAGAATGTACTATTCAGGAAAAAGAT AGAGATGGTTGTCCCAAGATTGTCAATCTGGGGAGTTCAAAAACAGATCTCTTTTATGAGCGAAAGAAATACGGCTTCAAGAAAAGATGA